The Gloeobacter violaceus PCC 7421 DNA window CAACAAACAGGCAGACGTACTCGCGGTTTGGAGGCCCAGGCAGAAGTGGAAGACAGCAAGTTTCGCGTTGGCGCGTCGGAGATGGAAATCGAAGACCTCTCGGATATCGACGCAGATCTCGGGGATCTCCCCGAAGGCTACGGCGAGAGCCGCATTGTGATTTTGCCCCGCGACCCGCAGTGGGCCTACGTCTACTGGGATGTGCCCAACGAGCACCGCGAGGAGTTGCGCCGCCAGGGCGGCCAACAGCTTTCATTGCGCCTTTACGACGTCACCGATGTCAGCTTCAACGGCTACAACAGCCACAGCGTCCAGGAATTTCCCTGCGACGAACTGGCCCGCGAGTGGTACATTCCAATTCCGATCAGCGACCGTGACTTTGTGATCGACATCGGCTACCGCACCGGTGAGGGGCGCTGGCTGGTGGCGGCGCGCTCGGCCTCGGTGCGCATTCCGCCGATGTACCCATCCGACTGGATCGACGACCGGTTTGTCACCATTCCCTTCGACATGGACCTCAAGGGCAAAACCGTCTATACGCTGGTGCCTCCTTACGCGGCAGCCCCGGCGCTGCAGGGCGGCGGCCTCACTCGCGGCTACGGCCTGACGCCCCACGAGGCGCTCTTCGAGTACGCGGGCGGTATGGAAGCGGCGGTGACCGGCTCGCTCTTCGGCTCCCACCAGCAGGTGCCGCTCTCGGAGATGGCGATCAGTTCGTTTATCACCCCTTCGGGGCTCGGTTTGTTCTCCGGAGCGCTCTTCTCCGGCGCCCTCTTCTCCGGCGCCTCGGTGCCGCCCGGCCGCGCCCGCGGCTTCTGGCTGGTGGCCGACGCCGAGCTGATTATCTACGGCGCCACCGAACCGGACGCCTCGGTCACCATCGGCGGCCAGCGTATTGATCTCGCCCCCGACGGCACCTTCCGCTTCCAGTACGCTTTCCCCGACGGGCTGATGAACTTCCCAATCGAGGCGGTGGCGGTGGACGGCGAGCAGCGCCGGGCGATCACGATGCGCTTTATGCGCCAGACGCCCCTGCGCCACACCAACACCAAAACCGAGATGAAAATCGAAGCGTACTAAGCGCTTCGCCCACCGGGGCGCGGCGAACCGCGCCCCGGCCACCCGCCGACTTTTGACTATTTACTTCGAGGTTCCGCCATGCCCCTGGGTTATCTGGCACTTGTTCTGCACGCCCATCTGCCCTTCGTGCGCCATCCGGAAAGCGACTACGTCCTGGAGGAAGAGTGGCTTTACGAAGCCATCACCGAGACGTACATTCCGCTTATCAACATGTTCGAGGGCCTGCGCGCCGACGGCATCGACTTCAAGCTCACCATGTCGATGACGCCGCCCCTGGTCTCGATGTTGCGCGATCCGTACCTGCAGGAAAAATTCGAGCTGCACCTGACACAGCTGGAGCAGCTGACCCAAAAGGAACTGGAGCGCACCAAAACCCACGGGCACCTCAACTACCTGGCCCACCACTACGAAGAATTTTTTGCCGCCGCCCGCTCCACCTGGGCGCGCTACGACGGCGATCTGGTGAGTGCCTTCAAGCCGTTCCAAGATTCGGGCAATCTCGAAATTATTACCTGCGGCGCCACCCACGGCTATTTGCCCTTGATGCAGATGTACCCGCAGGCGGTCTGGGCGCAACTGAAGACGGCTTTCGATCACTATTGCGAAAGCTTTGGCTGCGAACCGAAGGGGATCTGGCTGCCGGAGTGCGCCTATTACACCGGGCTTGAGCGGATGCTGGCCGATGTCGGTTTGCGCTATTTTCTCACCGACGCCCACGGTCTGCTCTACGCCAAGCCCCGGCCGCGCTACGGCGCCTATGCTCCCATCTTTACCACCACCGGCGTGGCCGCCTTCGGCCGCGACTACGAATCGTCCCAGCAAGTCTGGAGTTCGGAGGTGGGTTACCCGGGCGACCCGTCCTACCGCGAATTTTACAAAGACCTGGGCTACGAGGCCGAATACGAGTACATCAAGCCCTACATCCAGCCCAACGGCACCCGCAAGAACGTCGGCATCAAATACCACAAGATCACCAGCCGCCAGGGCGACATGGGCGGCAAAGAACTTTACGACCCCTACTGGGCGCGCGAAAAAGCCGCCGAGCACGCGAACAACTTCATGTTCAACCGCGGCCAGCAAATCGAGTACCTGCACGGGGTGATGGGCCGCCCGCCCATCGTCGTCTCCCCCTACGACGCCGAGCTCTTTGGTCACTGGTGGTACGAGGGGCCGTGGTTTTTGAACTATTTGTTCCGCAAGTCCTACTACGACCAGAACACCTACCAGATGACCCACCTGGCCGATTACCTGCGCGCCAATCCGACCCAGCAGGTCTGCCATCCGGCCCAGTCGAGCTGGGGAGCCAAGGGTTTTCACGAGTTCTGGCTCAACGACACCAACGCCTGGGTCTACCCGCACCTGCACAAGGCCACCGAGCGGATGATTGACCTGGCCAGACGCGAGCCGGCCGACGAACTGGAGTGGCGCGTGCTCAACCAGGCGGCCCGCGAGGTGCTGCTCGCCCAATCCTCCGACTGGGCCTTCATCATGCGCACCGGCACCATGGTCCCCTACGCCGTGCGCCGCACCCGGTCGCACCTGCTGCGTTTCAATCGTCTGTTTGAAGCGATCCACCAGGGCAAGGTCGACAGCGAGTGGCTGCAGAAAGTCGAAACGGTCGACAACATCTTCCCGAGCATGAACTACCGCACCTACCGGCCGCTCTAGAGCGTTTTTTGTCTCCGCTTTTCCCTGTCCCGGCGCCACCCCATGCGGCGCCGGTTTTTTGCGGGCTGTTCTCAGGCGATCGAATCCGGGTCGATTCCTTGGCGGCGCAGGTACTCCGCCAGCCGTTCGGCCCGCTCCCGCTCCCGTTCGGCCCGTCCGTGCTCCTGCTCAAGTAAGGCCGCCGTGCGCCTCAGCTCGGCATGCAGCTCCGAGGGCAACAATAACTTCGCTCCCGTGTCTTCGCGGAAAAAGGCGAGTAACTGCCCGTCCACTGCGACGCGCAACCCGAGCGGAACAATCCGGCTGTCGACGATCGGGGTGTAGAGTTCTTCTTGCTCGCCGTCCACCTCCACCGGCACCAGCCGGTACCCCTGCAATTGCCCCGCTATCCACTCCCCCTTCGGGTCGAACAGCCAGTACTCGTGCACCCCGAGCTGTTCGTAGAGCATTTTCTTAAACGCTTTGTCCTTCTCCTGGGTGCCCTTGGAAGTGATCTCGAAGATGACGGCGGGTACCTGCCCACCTTCTTCCCAGAGTTTGTAGTTGTCCCGGCCGCCGGGGGCGACGCCAATGATGACCATCACGTCGGGGGCGACCCGGGCACGGGGATTGCCCTCGATAAAATACAAAAACTGGTTGGCCAATACCGTGGCTTGCTGCCCTTCGAGGTACTGCTTGAGCACTTCGAGAATGGTCAGCAGGGCATAGAGATGCACAAAAGTCTCAGCCACAGGTTCGCCATCCCCACTCGGATACACGATGTTCTGCGGCGATTTTACGTAGGCGGACATTCCGGCGCTCCAGCGGCTGGCTTTGCGCCCATCTTACGCACTGGTGCCGCACGCAGCCATACGGCACAATTTTGCATAGGCGCTCTGTCGCCACCGTCGGGAGGAACCATGGCCAAGTGCAAGCACACCGATCAAATCCGCACCGTCACCCCGAGCGCCAACGGCTGTGAGGAATGCCTCGCTATGGGCGAGCGGTGGGTGCATCTGCGCGAGTGCCTGAGCTGCGGCCACATCGGCTGCTGCGATTCATCCAAAAATAAACACGCCACCCGCCACTTTGTGGATACCGGCCACCCGATCGTCCGCTCCTTCGAACCCGGCGAAGACTGGCGCTGGTGCTATATCGACCGCAGCTTCGTATAGCTGCAGCTTGTAATCATCAATGCTTGGACTTGCAACCAGGCAAGCCGCGAACCAAAAAGCAGCTGTGATGGGGCTCGGTTTGACACCCAAGAATACGCAGAGGCGAACAACTGAACAGAAAAAGCTGCTGCTCTGTGCGGACATTCCTCAAAGATTGCTTTCGCATGCTTTGAGGAATGTCCGCACGGCGACTTTAGTGAAAGGGCGGCTTTGGTAGCAGGAAACGTCTAATAACCTGACCATGCTAGCTCCCGAGTCCTGAATCCGCTCCGATAGCCGTCAATAGTTCCCGCTCTGAAAGCTGCGGAGCAAGCTAGAGCGGCACTTGGAGCATACTCCATCGCTCCTTGCAAAAGGCTCGGAATTCAACTTTTTTGTTTTTCTCGGGCGCCGGGGTAGTGTGCTGCAGTCGATAGGGAAGGGCGCACTTCATCGAAGGTGAGTACGTAATTTTCCCCAACGTAGTCTGAAACTGTAGGCCCTTCTTTTCCGACAGTGACTCTTCTTTTAAAGGGCAGCTTTTCCAGCAGTTGTCCATTTTCGTCGTAAAGCTCCGCTTCTTTACCGACAGTGATAAAAATGGATCCCTCACTGTACGTTCGGGTGACCGTATCGAAGATTTTAGTCGGAATTCTAGGTTGAGCGTTGGCCCCAATGGCTTGAAAACTCAGGGCCGCGGTAATCAAAGCAACTGCAAATTTCTTCATTTTCTCGAACCTCGAAGTCAATACAGGTTAGGATCGAAGATTCTGACTGATGCAACTTTAGCCGATTGCAACAATCAGTTTAGTTTGGCACTGGGCACGTTTGTCCGGAACAAGTAAGAATAGCGGTTGTGTTCATGAACATACCACTGGATACAGGACCCCAAACCGAGTGGTTACCATAAGTTGGTGTTGTGGCACCGGTGTAATGGCCATCGCCACCCGTGTCATAGACAGTGGCAAAAATAGAAGCACTGCCACTCAGTACAAGGTCGTACCCTCCTCCCGGCAATGAAAACGCGTCGCCTGGTGAGTACGTTCCATCGTTAATGTTCTTGATATATATTTGCAGTTTGCTTTGGGAAGCCGCCCTGCTGGATAGCAGCAGGGGCATCCCAATTAAAATGAATGATGTGGCCAATCTTCTCGAAATCTTCATCCCGTTGTCCCCACTTGAAGATAGTGTATACCGAGAGACAGCGAAACTATATTCGAAAAAAAACAAGTGTCAAGAGGATTCGCGAAATTAAGAATGCATATTGATTCCAATGCTCGCTCCGCGCGATTCGCAGTACAACTTCCAATGCCAGGCCCTCGAAAAATATGCTGTACATCGATTGCGACATTATCAGCAAAGCGGCCACCCGATCGTGCGCTCCTTCGAGCCCGGCGAAGACTGGCGCTGGTGCTATGTCGACCGCAGCTTCGTCTAGCGGCCGGCCGCAACTTTGCCCCGGGTGCGGAACCAAGCGACCTCGTCGCGCAGGGTCTCCTCCAGCGGCCGGGCCACAAAGCCCAGTTCCCGCTGGGCTTTGCCGCTGTCGAGGCGCACCGAATCGGCCAGCGTGCGCAGGCCGCTGGTGGTGAGCACCGTCTTGCCGCCACTGAGCTTTGCAAAGTTCTGCGAGACCCAGGCGATCGCCAGAGCGGCGCTGTAGGGAATGCGCAGGGCCGGGGTGGTCTTCCCGCTCACCCGGGCGAGGCTCTCCATCAATTGCACAAAGTCGTAACTCTCGCCCGAGACGATGTAGCGCCCGCCACTGCGACCGTGCTCCACGGCCTGCAGCATGGCGAGGGCCACGTCGCGCGCGTCGGCGATGCTCACCGAACCGGGAATCTCCAGCACCCCCGGCAGTTTGCCCTCTAGAAAGTCGAGCACCAACTGGCCGCTCTCGGTGGGGGCGCTGTCGCCGGGACCGAACATCCAACCCGGCAAGATGAGCGTCACCGAAAGGTCGTGATGGGCTAAAAACCGGTACACCTCCGCCTCGGCGAGCACTTTGCTGCGAAAGTACAGATTGTCGATGGCAAGCGCTCCCGGCAGGTCCGACTCGTCGGCGGGCTGCCCGTCCGGCCTTGGCCCGATCACCCCTGAGGAACTGACGTAAATCGCTTTTTGAACGCCCCAGCGCTCGGCCGCCTTGAGCAACGCGACCGTCGAGCGCACGTTGAGGTGTTCCAACTGCCGCCAGTGATCGCCCGGCTGAAAGTACTCCCGAAAGTAGGCCGCCGCGTGAAAGAGAACATCACAACCGGCCAGGTGACCGGCAAACCCGTCCACCTCGGCCAGATCGCCCGCGACCACTTCTACCGGCAGCTCGCCCAGCACCCGCCGCGCCCGCTCGGGATCGCGGGCCAACACCCGCACCGCATGCCCCCGCTCCACCAGCAGGCGCACCAGGTTGCTGCCCAACAGTCCGGTTCCCCCCGTCACGAATGCCCGCACAATTGCACTCCTTTGCTTATATCTTCTAGATATATATCTAAAGTACAAAAAGGCAAGCGGTTGGTCAACCGGCCGCCTCTAGCTGACCATGGGAAAGGACGCATCGGCAGTGGAGGACGGGCGCGGGAGCGATGGGCAGTAAGAACAAGAGCAAGTATGCGATCTTAGGACTATTGAGCCTGCAGCCGATGTCGGGCTACGACATCCGCAAGAAAATCGCGGCGAGCATCGGGCATTTCTGGAGCGAAAGTTACGGCCAGATCTATCCCATCCTCCGGCAGCTGGTGCAGGAGGGTCTGGCCACCCGGACGGTCGAGCGCCAGGAAGGCAAGCCGGATCGCTACGTGTACGCGCTCACCGACGGTGGCCGGGAGCAATTGGTCGGTTGGTTGCAGGAGCCGGTCGAATCGGCCACCGAGCGCAACGAACTGCTGTTGAAACTGTTTTTCGGCCGGCAGATGACCCCGGCGGATTGCCTGGCCCACCTGCGTCGCTTTCACCGGCACCAGAGGCAACAGCACGGCGAATTTCTCGCGTTGCTGCAGGTGGTGGATACACAATTTACCCACCTGCCCGACGCCATCTACTGGCGTAGTGTGATTAGCTACGGTCTGGAGACCAGCGAGGCGCTGATGCGCTGGTGCGACAAGACCGCGAGCCTGCTTGAGCCACACCCCTAGACCCAGCTCACCGAAAGCTATGCTGGAGTTTTCAGGAGGCCCACCATGGCGACTCTTGAAAGGCGTCGAAAAGAGAACGCCGAGGGCGAATTTTACGTCGACAGCACCTGCATCGACTGCGACACCTGCCGCTGGGTGGCACCCGAGACTTTTCGCGAGGCCGGGGCGCAATCGGCGGTCTACCACCAGCCTACGAACGAGAGCGAGCGACGCCGGGCGTTGCACGCGCTTCTGGCCTGCCCCACCGCTTCCATTGGCACCGTCCACAAACCGGCGGACATCCAGGCGGCCCAGGCGGATTTTCCGCTTGCGATCGAAGACGAAGTGCACTACTGCGGCTACCACGCCGAATCGTCCTACGGAGCGGCAAGTTATCTGATCCGCCGGCCCGAGGGCAATATCCTCGTCGATTCGCCCCGCTTCGCCCCGCCGCTGGTGAAGCGCCTGGAGACGCTGGGAGGGGTGCGCCACCTCTACCTCACCCACCGCGACGATGTAGCCGACCACCGCCGCTTGCGCGAACACTTCGGCTGCGAACGGATCATGCACCGGGACGACCTCACCGCCTCCACCCGCGACGTCGAAATCGTTCTGGAGGGAGCGGACCCGATCGTCTTTGCCCCGGGAATCACCATCTTGCCCGTTCCCGGTCACACCCCCGGGCATACGGTGCTGCTGCTGCGCGAGCAGTTCTGCTTCAGCGGCGATCACCTCGCCTGGTCGGAGCACCGCCACCAGCTGGTCGGCTTTTGGGACTACTGCTGGTACTCGCGCAGCGAACTGGTGCGCTCGATGGAAACCCTGGCCCGCTACCGCTTCGAGTGGGTTCTGCCTGGCCACGGACGGCGCTACCACGCAAGTGCCGATCAGATGGCCATCCAGATGCGCCGCTGCGTCGAGGATCTGCAGGCTCGCGCGCAGCGGGTGGGAAGCGCCTGATACGCTGACTTACGCCCGTTCTTCTGGTAACCAACTGTCATCTAAGACTAGAGGTAGGGCATAGGGGCACTGCTCGGGGAAGGTCGAAAGCGGCAATTTAGTTTGGGTGGCCGCTTTTTGCCGAGCCCGGCCGTAGCTTTGCTCAAGCTGCTCGGCCGGGTAATCGCGGAGGCTGGGGCTATCCTGGGTAACCAGTTCGATCTGGGTACGCGCGTCTGAAATCGAATCGAGCCGACTGTCTGAGCGGCGTTGGGGTTGGTATTGCCACTTCAGCAGGTGCAGAAGCAGGCGCGTCAGCTGGCCGGCAATGGCGCGCCGTTCACTTTTGCCCAAACTTTCGATCTCCTCGATCAGTGGCTCCAGATCGATTTCCTGCCAGCGTCGCTCGCGCAGTAGTCGAACGGTCTGCCGAAGCCAGAGGTCGAAGTCCTTCGCATAGGTTGTATCCATCCGAATCCTCACTCCGAACCATTACTCTGCCGACAGCCTAACCCCCCAAAAGCCTCGACCGCAGGCTCTCAAAGCGTAAATGGCGCTAGCGCCGGAAGCTGCGAAAGTGCCGATCGGCGTTGGGAAGATCGACCATCTTGGCCGATTCTTCGATGAGCCGGTCGATCCAGCCCAACAAATCGTTCAATTCAAAAGGCTTGGGCACGAACAGGTCGGCCCCGGCCGCGAGCGACTCCTCGCGATCGGCGTTGGTGGCAGCCACGATGAGCAACGTGTTTTTCAGTTCCGGCTGGCGGCGCAACTCCTGACACAAGAACGGCCCGGCCGGCAAGTCGGAGGTGAACAGGTCGAGGATGATCACCTTCGGCGGGTTGGTGACGGCGAGTTTGAAAGCCTCCTGGCCGGAACTGGTGACCGCCGCTTCGTAGCCGCGCATCTCCAGGGTGGTCTGCAACAGGTAGGCGAGGGCCGCGTCCGGCTCGACCACCAGCACCCGGTGGGGGCCTGTCCCCGCCACATGCTGAGGGGCCGACGGGGCCGCGACGCAGTAGCTGCAGTCGACCCCCGCCTGAGCCTGGAGGTTGCTCTCCAGGGCGCTCGAAAAGATCTCCGCCAGCGAGCGATCGGTCTGGGCGGTCGAAGGGACGATACCGATATTGACCGCCACCAGCGGACAGCGCCGACCGATGCCGTGGCGGTCGGTACCGACCATAAAGCCGCGCTGGCGATCCTGGCGGGTGTAAAACCCGGTCGAGACCTTGCCCCAGTGCTGACAGACGCTGCCGGCGAGCGCCTCGGCCTGGGTGTTCTCGGTGAGCACCAGAAATTCCTGCGTCCCGAGCCGGTAGAGAACGCTGTGATCGTCGATGCACTGCTCCAGGGTGCTCGCGAGGGCGACAAGCATCTGCTCGCCCGCCACGCGCCCGTACAGCTGGTTGTAAAGCCGGAAGTTGCGCAAGTCGACATACAAAAGCGCCCAGTCCCCGCAGTGCAAAAACTGGTCGAGCAGTGCGTTCTCGGCCGACCCCAAAAGTTCAGGCAATCGCTGTTCGCGCTGCTCAGGCATGCCAACCTTCCTCGCCCGGTTCGATCGCCCCGGCCTGGACGGCGGGCAGGCTCACCGTGAAGGTGCTGCCCACCCCGTAGCGGCTCTCGACGTGGATGGTGCCCCCCAGACTCTCGACCAAGGACTTGGTAATATAAAGCCCGAGCCCCGTACCCTCGCGCTCGCGGGTGAGGGGCGAGTCGATGCGGCTGAAGCGGTTGAAGATCTGGTCGAGGTTCTCTTCGGGAATGCCGATGCCCAGGTCGCGCACGGCAATCCAGAGCACATTGCGATCTTCCGGGTCGAGATCGGCGCTCACGCACACCGGCGCACCGTGTTCGGAGTACTTGAGGGCGTTGTCGATCAAGTTGGTGAGAATCTGCTCCAGGCGGTCTTGATCGGCCCAGACCTCAGGCAGGGCGCCGGGCAACTCCCGGCGCATGCGTTGCGCTGCGTACTTTTGCGCCAGATTCTCGAAGACGCGGTCGATCATTTCTCCCAAATCCAGCCTCTGGGGCAAATTCTTGAGCCGCCCCGACTGGATGCGCGAGACGGTGAGAATGTCCTCGACCAGACGGGTGAGCCGGTCGGCCTGGTTTTTGATGATGCGCAAAAACCGGCGGTGCTGCGCTTCGCTCAGCTGCGATCCCGAGCGCAGGAGCGTGTCGACAAAACCTTTGATGCTGGTGAGCGGCGTGCGCAGTTCGTGGGAAACGGTCGAGACAAAGTCGGTTTGGGCCTGATCCAGCTCTTGGCGGCTGTCGGGAATGAACACCCATACCCGATGTCCCTCGCGGCTGACGGCGGTGCGCACGCTGAGGCTGAAGCTCTGTTCCTCGCCGTTGCGCAAAAAAACGTGGCCCTGGGTACCGATCTCGGCCACTTCCGCCGACCAACATTGGATCCACCCACCCTGCACATCGGCAGCCTTCGTCCCTGTCAGGCTTTCCATCGCATCGTTCCACAGGAGGACACGGCCCTCCCGGTCGGTTACAACCAGTCCGAAAGGAAGACAATCCAGAATTTCTTGTTCAGCAAGCATCTAGCCATCATTGAGTAGCATGGGGCGCCGACAAAGCGTGCGAAAAAAAAACTAAAGACTGGCGCCACCCATCGGGTGGCGCCACGCCTTCAACAGTGTATCCAACCGCAAGCCCAGGTAAACCGGCAGGCCGCTCGCAAATTTATTCCGCAGGCTGGTGGATCATCTGGCCGTCTTGGATAGCCTGGGGAACCTCGAGGCAGTAGCCGGCACCGTAGACGGTCTTGATGAACTGCGGGTGGCGCGGATCCGGTTCGAGCTTGGTGCGCAGGTGGCGGATGTGCACGCGGATAGTCTCGATATCGTCGTCCGGGTCGTACCCCCAGACTTCGCGCAGAATCTCGCTCGGAGAAACGGTCTGGCCGTGCCGCTGCAACAGGCAGTGCAGCAGCTCAAATTCAAGGTGGGTGAGCTTAATGGGCTTGTTGAACCAGATGCACTCGAAGCGCTCCGGAATGAGCGTCAGAGGTCCCAGCGAGAGGATCTCGGCGTGGCGTGCCGCCTGGGGCATCCGGTCGGTGCGCCGCAACAAGGCCCGCACCCGCACCAGGAGCTCCTCGATCTCGAACGGCTTGGTCATGTAATCGTCGGCCCCGGCGTTGAAGCCGCCGACTTTGTCCT harbors:
- a CDS encoding DUF4912 domain-containing protein; this encodes MSPNEQWSLEEMTLRQLRAVAQQYKVSRYSRMTKTELLEAIHEAQLQQQTGRRTRGLEAQAEVEDSKFRVGASEMEIEDLSDIDADLGDLPEGYGESRIVILPRDPQWAYVYWDVPNEHREELRRQGGQQLSLRLYDVTDVSFNGYNSHSVQEFPCDELAREWYIPIPISDRDFVIDIGYRTGEGRWLVAARSASVRIPPMYPSDWIDDRFVTIPFDMDLKGKTVYTLVPPYAAAPALQGGGLTRGYGLTPHEALFEYAGGMEAAVTGSLFGSHQQVPLSEMAISSFITPSGLGLFSGALFSGALFSGASVPPGRARGFWLVADAELIIYGATEPDASVTIGGQRIDLAPDGTFRFQYAFPDGLMNFPIEAVAVDGEQRRAITMRFMRQTPLRHTNTKTEMKIEAY
- a CDS encoding glycoside hydrolase family 57 protein produces the protein MPLGYLALVLHAHLPFVRHPESDYVLEEEWLYEAITETYIPLINMFEGLRADGIDFKLTMSMTPPLVSMLRDPYLQEKFELHLTQLEQLTQKELERTKTHGHLNYLAHHYEEFFAAARSTWARYDGDLVSAFKPFQDSGNLEIITCGATHGYLPLMQMYPQAVWAQLKTAFDHYCESFGCEPKGIWLPECAYYTGLERMLADVGLRYFLTDAHGLLYAKPRPRYGAYAPIFTTTGVAAFGRDYESSQQVWSSEVGYPGDPSYREFYKDLGYEAEYEYIKPYIQPNGTRKNVGIKYHKITSRQGDMGGKELYDPYWAREKAAEHANNFMFNRGQQIEYLHGVMGRPPIVVSPYDAELFGHWWYEGPWFLNYLFRKSYYDQNTYQMTHLADYLRANPTQQVCHPAQSSWGAKGFHEFWLNDTNAWVYPHLHKATERMIDLARREPADELEWRVLNQAAREVLLAQSSDWAFIMRTGTMVPYAVRRTRSHLLRFNRLFEAIHQGKVDSEWLQKVETVDNIFPSMNYRTYRPL
- a CDS encoding Uma2 family endonuclease, translated to MSAYVKSPQNIVYPSGDGEPVAETFVHLYALLTILEVLKQYLEGQQATVLANQFLYFIEGNPRARVAPDVMVIIGVAPGGRDNYKLWEEGGQVPAVIFEITSKGTQEKDKAFKKMLYEQLGVHEYWLFDPKGEWIAGQLQGYRLVPVEVDGEQEELYTPIVDSRIVPLGLRVAVDGQLLAFFREDTGAKLLLPSELHAELRRTAALLEQEHGRAERERERAERLAEYLRRQGIDPDSIA
- a CDS encoding ubiquitin carboxyl-terminal hydrolase 14, producing MAKCKHTDQIRTVTPSANGCEECLAMGERWVHLRECLSCGHIGCCDSSKNKHATRHFVDTGHPIVRSFEPGEDWRWCYIDRSFV
- a CDS encoding SDR family oxidoreductase, which translates into the protein MRAFVTGGTGLLGSNLVRLLVERGHAVRVLARDPERARRVLGELPVEVVAGDLAEVDGFAGHLAGCDVLFHAAAYFREYFQPGDHWRQLEHLNVRSTVALLKAAERWGVQKAIYVSSSGVIGPRPDGQPADESDLPGALAIDNLYFRSKVLAEAEVYRFLAHHDLSVTLILPGWMFGPGDSAPTESGQLVLDFLEGKLPGVLEIPGSVSIADARDVALAMLQAVEHGRSGGRYIVSGESYDFVQLMESLARVSGKTTPALRIPYSAALAIAWVSQNFAKLSGGKTVLTTSGLRTLADSVRLDSGKAQRELGFVARPLEETLRDEVAWFRTRGKVAAGR
- a CDS encoding PadR family transcriptional regulator, which gives rise to MGSKNKSKYAILGLLSLQPMSGYDIRKKIAASIGHFWSESYGQIYPILRQLVQEGLATRTVERQEGKPDRYVYALTDGGREQLVGWLQEPVESATERNELLLKLFFGRQMTPADCLAHLRRFHRHQRQQHGEFLALLQVVDTQFTHLPDAIYWRSVISYGLETSEALMRWCDKTASLLEPHP
- a CDS encoding MBL fold metallo-hydrolase — encoded protein: MATLERRRKENAEGEFYVDSTCIDCDTCRWVAPETFREAGAQSAVYHQPTNESERRRALHALLACPTASIGTVHKPADIQAAQADFPLAIEDEVHYCGYHAESSYGAASYLIRRPEGNILVDSPRFAPPLVKRLETLGGVRHLYLTHRDDVADHRRLREHFGCERIMHRDDLTASTRDVEIVLEGADPIVFAPGITILPVPGHTPGHTVLLLREQFCFSGDHLAWSEHRHQLVGFWDYCWYSRSELVRSMETLARYRFEWVLPGHGRRYHASADQMAIQMRRCVEDLQARAQRVGSA
- a CDS encoding DUF29 domain-containing protein, coding for MDTTYAKDFDLWLRQTVRLLRERRWQEIDLEPLIEEIESLGKSERRAIAGQLTRLLLHLLKWQYQPQRRSDSRLDSISDARTQIELVTQDSPSLRDYPAEQLEQSYGRARQKAATQTKLPLSTFPEQCPYALPLVLDDSWLPEERA
- a CDS encoding response regulator, producing MPEQREQRLPELLGSAENALLDQFLHCGDWALLYVDLRNFRLYNQLYGRVAGEQMLVALASTLEQCIDDHSVLYRLGTQEFLVLTENTQAEALAGSVCQHWGKVSTGFYTRQDRQRGFMVGTDRHGIGRRCPLVAVNIGIVPSTAQTDRSLAEIFSSALESNLQAQAGVDCSYCVAAPSAPQHVAGTGPHRVLVVEPDAALAYLLQTTLEMRGYEAAVTSSGQEAFKLAVTNPPKVIILDLFTSDLPAGPFLCQELRRQPELKNTLLIVAATNADREESLAAGADLFVPKPFELNDLLGWIDRLIEESAKMVDLPNADRHFRSFRR
- a CDS encoding ATP-binding protein encodes the protein MLAEQEILDCLPFGLVVTDREGRVLLWNDAMESLTGTKAADVQGGWIQCWSAEVAEIGTQGHVFLRNGEEQSFSLSVRTAVSREGHRVWVFIPDSRQELDQAQTDFVSTVSHELRTPLTSIKGFVDTLLRSGSQLSEAQHRRFLRIIKNQADRLTRLVEDILTVSRIQSGRLKNLPQRLDLGEMIDRVFENLAQKYAAQRMRRELPGALPEVWADQDRLEQILTNLIDNALKYSEHGAPVCVSADLDPEDRNVLWIAVRDLGIGIPEENLDQIFNRFSRIDSPLTREREGTGLGLYITKSLVESLGGTIHVESRYGVGSTFTVSLPAVQAGAIEPGEEGWHA
- a CDS encoding response regulator transcription factor; its protein translation is MPRVLVIDDDPAILELVAFNLEMSGYEVLEAPDGHKGQAFALQMLPDLIVLDLMLPQVDGLTICQRLRRDERTAEIPILMLTALGQIKDKVGGFNAGADDYMTKPFEIEELLVRVRALLRRTDRMPQAARHAEILSLGPLTLIPERFECIWFNKPIKLTHLEFELLHCLLQRHGQTVSPSEILREVWGYDPDDDIETIRVHIRHLRTKLEPDPRHPQFIKTVYGAGYCLEVPQAIQDGQMIHQPAE